A portion of the Corynebacterium jeikeium genome contains these proteins:
- a CDS encoding DNA-binding protein yields MMVHTSNTSELQAIETRLATALTTIARMAENLNDLIGGHGRVARFGEIRRRNPRSTPPCNLSWLQLSIELQDLLKCGVLQARADGIAGVPRDRSGGALAWWLAGHSSQLAAQQWVTSASWWSLRSGSNGVSWLDEIELYADTLQNAINPPEKHPPAGSTVEVATWCGVSATSVRNWRRAGKLQGFWNGKKWTYRTSDVLRVKEEMAARRAG; encoded by the coding sequence ATGATGGTTCACACGTCAAACACATCTGAGTTGCAGGCGATAGAAACGCGACTCGCCACAGCATTAACCACTATTGCGCGCATGGCGGAAAACCTTAATGACCTTATCGGCGGTCATGGCCGTGTCGCTCGGTTCGGGGAAATCAGGCGGCGTAATCCACGCTCAACACCACCGTGTAATCTGTCTTGGCTGCAGTTGTCGATAGAGCTGCAAGATCTACTCAAGTGCGGTGTGCTGCAGGCGCGTGCTGACGGCATTGCAGGCGTTCCACGCGATCGCAGCGGTGGGGCACTTGCTTGGTGGCTAGCAGGTCACAGCAGTCAACTGGCAGCGCAGCAGTGGGTTACCTCAGCTTCCTGGTGGTCTTTGCGTTCAGGCAGTAACGGCGTTAGTTGGCTCGATGAGATAGAGCTGTATGCCGATACCCTGCAGAACGCCATTAATCCACCTGAAAAGCACCCACCAGCAGGCAGCACGGTAGAGGTCGCAACCTGGTGCGGCGTGTCCGCTACCTCGGTCCGCAATTGGCGGCGCGCTGGAAAACTACAAGGATTCTGGAACGGCAAAAAGTGGACCTACAGGACTAGCGACGTGCTGAGGGTGAAAGAAGAAATGGCGGCGCGCCGGGCAGGGTAG